The genomic DNA AAGGACATCAATGATAGGCAAATTGACCGGCACCCTGCTGGAGAAGAATCCCCCCGAGGTGCTGCTGGACTGCCACGGCGTGGGCTATGAGGTGAATGTGCCCATGAGCACGTTCTACAACCTGCCCGCCGTGGGCGAGCGGGTGAGCCTGCTCACCCAGTTCATTGTGCGCGAGGACGCGCAGCTGCTGTATGGCTTCGCCACGGCGCCGGAGCGCCAGGCATTTCGCGAGTTGATCAAGATTTCGGGCGTGGGGCCGCGCACTGCGCTGTCCATCCTGTCCGGCATGGGTGTGGCCGACCTGGCGCAGGCCATCACGCTGCAGGAAGCGGGCCGCCTGGTCAAGGTGCCGGGCATCGGCAAGAAGACGGCCGAGCGGCTGCTGCTGGAGCTCAAGGGCAAGCTGGGGGCCGACATGGGGGCCGTGCACGGTGGCGCCACCAGCGACGCGCAGGCGGATATCCTCCAGGCATTGCTGGCGTTAGGGTACAACGACAAGGAAGCCGCGGCGGCGCTCAAGGCGCTGCCGGCGGACGTAGGGGTAAGTGACGGGATCAAGCTGGCGCTGAAGGCGCTGGCCAAGTAACGGGTTCAACCGGAGGGATAACCGAGATGACGTATCGCGCTTCGTTCAAATTTGCCGGACTGCTGGTCGCGCTGGCCATGGCGGCTTGTGGCGGCGGCGGGGGGGATTCACCTGCAGCGCCCCCGGTGCCGACCACCCCGGCCGGCCCGGAACAGCCTACCACCCCCACCGTTCCCGTCACGCCAACGCCGGTGAGCACCGACCGTATCGAGCCGCTCGACACGGGGCTTCCCAAATCCGCCAGCAGCGCCGGAGCCAAGGTCGCAGTGCGTAGCGGCACCGCCGTGCAGGCGACGTCCATCCGCCTCGGCCCGCTGGAAGGCGACACCCAGGCCCTCGTGAAGAAGGCCATGCAACCCGCGGGGCTCACCAAGGGTGATCCCCAGCAGATTGGTGTGGCCCGCCCGGTGGCAGCCACCGCCAAGGCGCGCGACCTGATGGGCCAGCTCAATTGGCAGCCGGTAGGTGCGGGCCTGCAGCGGGCCGCCATCAGTTTCACAGCAGAGGGCGCCCTCGGCGTCCGGCTGGGGCTGGTGGTGCGCCAACTGCCCGCTGGTACGGTGCTGCGTTTTTACGCCCAGGCCGGCGGCGATTCGGTGCAGGTTTCGGGCGCCGAAGTGCTGCGCAGCATCCAGCGCAACCTGGATGCCGGCGACACCGGCGATGCGGCACGCACCTATTGGAGTCCGGATTTTGGCGGGGCCGAGACCACGCTGGAGCTGGAGGTTCCCGTGGCCGCGCGGCTGGAGCAGGAACTGGACATCGCGGTGCCCATGCTCTCGCACTTCTTCGTGTCGCCCGACCAGGCCACGGCCGCAAGCTTTGCCAAGGTGGGTGAATCCGGCACCTGCAACATCGACGTATCTTGCAAGCCCGAACTCAGCGCCGAAAGCCGATCGGTGGCGCGCATGGTGTTTGTCGTCGAGGGCGGCAGTTTCCTGTGCACGGGCACCTTGCTCAACGACGCCCCGTCGAGCAAGAAGCCGCACTTCCTGTCGGCGCACCACTGCATTTCCACCCAGACGGTCGCATCGTCCCTCACCACCGACTGGTTCTACCGCTCGTCGGCCTGCAACAACGCTACCGCAAATCCCGGTACGCAAAAGGTCAGGGGCGGCGCAGAGCTGCTGTTTGCCGACTCGCAGACTGACACGTCCTTCATGCGCCTGAACAGCGCGCCGCCGCAGGGCGTTGTGTATGCGGGTTCGTACGTCGGATCCGTGAACACCTCCGCCGCCGTGGTGGGCATCCACCATCCCCGTGGCGACCTGCAAAAGACGAGCGCTGGCTCGGTGGCCCAGTTCAGCTATTGCAGCGGCGAACGGTGCTTCCCCGAAACGCAGCAGGACGGAAAGTTCTACGCGGTGGGATGGACGGAGGGCACGACAGAGGGCGGCAGCAGCGGCTCCGGCCTGTTCTTCACCATCGGCTCCAGGCGGTACCTGGTCGGCCAGCTCTACGGCGGATCGTCCAGTTGCGCGGCGCCCACGGGCCTTGACCACTACGGGCGCTTCGACCTGCCTTTCAAGCTGGCTCTCAAGACCTGGTTGATGCCCGGTTCCTGATGCCGGAGACGGCGAGAGCGCACACAAAAAGATGACCATCCAGACCGACGATTTCGCCCCTGCGCCCTCCAAACGCGTGATCTCCGCCGCGCCCGCATCGCCCCAGGAAGAAGCCATTGAACGCGCCCTGCGCCCCAAGCTCCTGCAGGAGTATGTGGGCCAGGCCAAGGCGCGCGAGCAGCTCGAGATCTTCATCGGCGCGGCGAAGAAGCGCGGCGAGGCGCTCGACCATGTCCTGCTGTTTGGCCCGCCGGGTCTGGGCAAGACCACCCTCAGCCACATCATCGCGGCCGAACTGGGCGTGAACCTGCGCCAGACCAGCGGCCCGGTGCTCGAAAAGCCCAAGGACCTGGCGGCGCTGCTCACCAACCTGGAGAAGAACGACGTTCTCTTCATCGACGAGATCCACCGCCTCTCGCCCGTGGTCGAGGAAATCCTCTACCCCGCGCTGGAGGACTACCAGATCGACATCATGATCGGCGAAGGGCCCGCGGCGCGCAGCATCAAGCTCGACCTGCAGCCCTTCACCCTGGTGGGCGCCACCACGCGCGCGGGCATGTTGACCAACCCGCTGCGCGACCGCTTCGGCATCGTGGCGCGGCTGGAGTTCTACACGTCCGAAGAGCTGGCGCGCATCGTCAAGCGCAGCGCTGGCTTGCTCAACGCGCCCATGGACGACGAAGGTGGTTTCGAGATCGCCCGCCGCTCGCGCGGCACGCCGCGCATCGCCAACCGGCTGCTGCGCCGCGTGCGCGACTATGCCGAGGTCAAGGGTGACGGCCGCATCACCAAAGGCATTGCCGACAAGGCGCTGGCCATGCTGGACGTGGACCCGCAGGGCTTTGACGTGATGGACCGCAAGCTGCTCGAAGCCGTGATCCATCGCTTTGACGGCGGCCCCGTGGGCCTGGACAACATCGCCGCCAGCATTGGCGAAGAGGCCGGCACCATCGAGGACGTGATCGAGCCCTATCTCATCCAGCAAGGTTTTTTGCAGCGTACGCCGCGCGGGCGCATCGCCACGCTGGCGGCATTCCGGCACCTGGGGGTGGCGCCGCCCAGCGCCGGGGCGCCGGGGTTGTTTGGCGCCTGAGAAGCCTCCTACCGACCTTCACGTCCGCCGCCGCCCAGGCCGCGCAGCACCGCCATGGCAACACCGCGCAAGCATCCCAAGAAGAGCGACCGACGCCGCCAGTTGCGCGCCGAGGCCCGGACGCGCGCTGCGCGGGGCTGGGCGAGGTCGGACGGACCCGTGACCGTGCCCGAGCAACAGTTCCTGCGGTCCTGCGCCGTGGCCTTGCTGGCGGGCACGGTCGCATTGCATGCGCTGGGCGCGCTCATCTATGGCCAGCTGTCCATCTTTGTGCTGGAAGGCTTTGCCGACCTGCGCGGCCGCGTCGCCGTGTGCGCGGCGGTGGCCGAGGCCGCACTGGTGGCAGGCCTGGCACTGCACCTGATCGACGGCCACAGGCGGGGCAGGACGACCGCCGCGTGGTCGCACCGCCTGCTGGTGTGGCGTGCCAGCGCCTACATCCTGTTCGCCGTGCTGGTGCCGGTGACCTTTGTGCTGTGGATGGTGGACAGGCCGCGCTTCTCCATGGACCTGCCTGCGCAGCGCTGGCCGGGGCTGGCCGCGCAATCGGAATGGCTGTTGGCGCCCTTGCCCTGGGCCTGGCATTGGCTGCTGCCGGTGGCCAGCGACCGCCTGCAGGCCTGGCTGGTGGCCGGTGCGGTGCTGGCCGGTTGCCTGGGGGTGTGGTGCACGGCAGGTTCCACCAAGCGATGGCGCACCGGGTACGCCTTCTATGGCCTGGCGCTGGTGCTGACCGGGTTCTGGGCCCTGGGAGGCGCCGTGTACCACTACACCGCCGGGCGGGGCTTGATTGCCGTGCAGGAAGCGGCCATGGTCGCCCTGCTGCAGGCGCGGCCTGGCTGGTACAACGCCGACACCCTGCTGTGGTTGCTGAGCGCCGGCTCGTTCACCCTCGCCGGTGTGCTGTTCATTGCGGGTGCGGCGTACATTCCGGCCGCAGCGCTGGCCCGCACGTGGTCGCATTAGCCACGACAGGAACAGAAGCAACAACGACCGGCGGGTTGTCAGGCGCTGTTGCTTCGAGCGCAGGCACCAGCAACGCCTTCAGCACCCCCGCCACGATGCACGCCTGCGCCGCGTAGTAGGTGCCCAGCACCCACACCTGCGACCACGGCAGGGGCTGCACGAAGCGGTGGGTGGCCAGCAGGGAATCGCTGAGCATGAAGAACACCGCCCCCACCGCCACCAGCACCGACGCTCCATCGCGCAGCACGCTGGCCCGACCGATGGCCTGCGCGGCCATCAGTGCGATCACCAGCACGTAGGCTGCCACCGGCCCCCGCAGCGCGGCGGGCAACCCGCCCATCCACAAGAAGGCATACATCGCCACGCCGACACCGAGCGTGCCCGCCAGCGCGCCGCGGTGCGGAAACCACCGCTGGCCGTTCTTGAACAGCGCCACATAGAACAGATGGGCCACCAGGAAGCTCACCAGTCCGGGGATGAAAAAGCCCTCGAACATCAGAAACACATCGCCCGCCAGCGACCCCGCCAGCGCGGCACCCAGCAGTGCC from Acidovorax sp. A79 includes the following:
- the ruvA gene encoding Holliday junction branch migration protein RuvA gives rise to the protein MIGKLTGTLLEKNPPEVLLDCHGVGYEVNVPMSTFYNLPAVGERVSLLTQFIVREDAQLLYGFATAPERQAFRELIKISGVGPRTALSILSGMGVADLAQAITLQEAGRLVKVPGIGKKTAERLLLELKGKLGADMGAVHGGATSDAQADILQALLALGYNDKEAAAALKALPADVGVSDGIKLALKALAK
- a CDS encoding trypsin-like peptidase domain-containing protein encodes the protein MTYRASFKFAGLLVALAMAACGGGGGDSPAAPPVPTTPAGPEQPTTPTVPVTPTPVSTDRIEPLDTGLPKSASSAGAKVAVRSGTAVQATSIRLGPLEGDTQALVKKAMQPAGLTKGDPQQIGVARPVAATAKARDLMGQLNWQPVGAGLQRAAISFTAEGALGVRLGLVVRQLPAGTVLRFYAQAGGDSVQVSGAEVLRSIQRNLDAGDTGDAARTYWSPDFGGAETTLELEVPVAARLEQELDIAVPMLSHFFVSPDQATAASFAKVGESGTCNIDVSCKPELSAESRSVARMVFVVEGGSFLCTGTLLNDAPSSKKPHFLSAHHCISTQTVASSLTTDWFYRSSACNNATANPGTQKVRGGAELLFADSQTDTSFMRLNSAPPQGVVYAGSYVGSVNTSAAVVGIHHPRGDLQKTSAGSVAQFSYCSGERCFPETQQDGKFYAVGWTEGTTEGGSSGSGLFFTIGSRRYLVGQLYGGSSSCAAPTGLDHYGRFDLPFKLALKTWLMPGS
- the ruvB gene encoding Holliday junction branch migration DNA helicase RuvB, with translation MTIQTDDFAPAPSKRVISAAPASPQEEAIERALRPKLLQEYVGQAKAREQLEIFIGAAKKRGEALDHVLLFGPPGLGKTTLSHIIAAELGVNLRQTSGPVLEKPKDLAALLTNLEKNDVLFIDEIHRLSPVVEEILYPALEDYQIDIMIGEGPAARSIKLDLQPFTLVGATTRAGMLTNPLRDRFGIVARLEFYTSEELARIVKRSAGLLNAPMDDEGGFEIARRSRGTPRIANRLLRRVRDYAEVKGDGRITKGIADKALAMLDVDPQGFDVMDRKLLEAVIHRFDGGPVGLDNIAASIGEEAGTIEDVIEPYLIQQGFLQRTPRGRIATLAAFRHLGVAPPSAGAPGLFGA